The proteins below are encoded in one region of Phaseolus vulgaris cultivar G19833 chromosome 1, P. vulgaris v2.0, whole genome shotgun sequence:
- the LOC137814344 gene encoding pleiotropic drug resistance protein 1-like, whose amino-acid sequence MEEEGSVKAGSSLRAGSTMSSLRIGSVSVWRNSGVEIFANSFHQEDDEEALKWASIQKLPTMARLRTGLLTSPEGVANEIDVHQLGLQERRGLLERLVRVVEEDNEKFMLKLRDRIDRVGIAIPTIEVRFEHMSVGAEVHVGSRALPTFTNYMVNKVEGLLNFLHLLPSRKQHINILQDASGIIRPARMTLLLGPPSSGKTTLLLALAGRLDSKLKFNGKVTYNGHEMNEFVPQRTAAYVSQNDLHIGEMTVRETMAFSARVQGVGPSYDLLREVSRREKEANITPDHDIDVYMKAVATEGQKANFITDYILRILGLEVCADTVVGNEMLRGISGGQRKRVTTGEILVGRPKALFMDEISTGLDSSTTFQVVNSLKHYIHSLKGTAVVSLLQPAPETYNLFDDIILLSDGQIVYEGPREHVLEFFASVGFKCPERKGVADFLQEVTSRKDQEQYWVLRDQPYRFVTTKEFVEAFQSFHVGRSLDNELETQFDKYKSHPAALATQMYGLGKWELFKACFAREYLLMKRNSFLHIFQLCQLATVAFIAMTVLFRTEIHRDSVIDGGIYVGALFYGLLVIFLDGFADLTVTISKLPVFYKQRDFLFFPSWIYVLPGWILKLPMTFALVGIWVFLTYYVIGFDPYVGRLFRQFLLLLFVNQMASSLFRFIGALGRELTVGFTIGSFTLSILIAMSGFVLSKDNVKKWWLWGFWSSPMMYGQNALVNNEFLGKRWRHVLPNSTTPLGVEVLKSRGFFTQSKWYWIGVGALIGYTIVFNIFYILALTYLNPLVQHQAVKSEQSQSNAQDGGSSSTRSSSRRKETERRGMVLPFESHSITFEDVTYSVDMPLEMKNQGVIEDRLDLLKGVSGTFRPGVLTALMGSTGAGKTTLMDVLAGRKTGGYIGGNITISGYPKKQETFARISGYCEQNDIHSPHVTVYESLLYSAWLRLSAEINSETRKMFIEEVIELVELNPLKHSIVGLPGVNGLSTEQRKRLTIAVELVANPSLIFMDEPTSGLDARAAAIVIRAVRNIVDTGRTVVCTIHQPSIDIFESFDELFLMKRGGQEIYVGPLGHHSSHLISYFEEIKGVNTVEDGYNPATWMLEVTTSAKEMELGIDFAEVYKNSELYRKNKETIKELCTPATGSKDLHFPRKYSRSFITQYMACLWKQHLSYWRNNQYTAQRFLFTIALALLFGSMYWDLGSKIKKPQDLFNAMGSMYVAVLLLGIKNAYSAQPLVAVERTVFYREKAAGMYSALAYAFAQVVIELPHVLLQSVVYSSIVYAMIGFEWTIAKFFWYLFFMYLTFLYFTYYGMMSAAMTPNPIIAVIFSSGIYEVWNLFAGFIIPRPRIPVWWRWYYWGNPVAWTLYGLVTSQYGDVQDLIEFNGKSTTVEDFLRNYFGFKHDFLGVVSAVLIVYAVTFACIYAIALKLFNFQRR is encoded by the exons ATGGAGGAGGAGGGTAGTGTCAAAGCAGGAAGTAGTCTCCGAGCAGGCAGTACTATGAGTAGTTTGAGGATTGGGAGTGTATCAGTTTGGAGGAACAGTGGTGTGGAAATCTTTGCCAACTCTTTCCACCAGGAAGATGATGAAGAGGCTCTGAAATGGGCTTCCATTCAGAAACTTCCTACGATGGCACGTTTGAGGACAGGTTTGCTGACTTCACCTGAAGGGGTTGCCAATGAGATTGATGTTCATCAACTGGGGTTGCAAGAAAGGAGAGGTTTGCTTGAGAGACTTGTCAGAGTTGTTGAAGAGGACAATGAGAAGTTCATGCTCAAGCTCAGGGACCGCATTGATAG AGTTGGAATTGCCATTCCTACAATAGAGGTTCGATTTGAGCACATGAGCGTTGGAGCAGAAGTTCATGTTGGAAGTAGAGCTCTGCCTACTTTCACTAACTACATGGTTAATAAAGTTGAG GGGCTATTGAACTTCCTACATCTACTCCCAAGTAGAAAACAGCATATAAATATTCTCCAGGATGCTAGTGGAATAATAAGGCCTGCCAG AATGACATTGCTTTTGGGCCCTCCAAGTTCTGGGAAGACCACTCTCCTGTTGGCCTTGGCTGGAAGACTTGATTCAAAACTTAAG TTCAATGGAAAAGTGACTTATAATGGCCATGAGATGAACGAGTTTGTACCCCAACGAACTGCTGCTTATGTCAGTCAAAATGATCTTCATATTGGAGAAATGACAGTCAGAGAAACCATGGCCTTTTCAGCAAGAGTCCAAGGAGTTGGACCTAGTTATG ATTTGCTAAGAGAGGTGTccagaagagaaaaagaagcaAATATTACACCTGATCATGATATAGATGTCTATATGAAG GCTGTCGCAACCGAAGGTCAGAAAGCAAATTTTATTACAGATTATATTCTAAGG ATTCTTGGACTGGAGGTCTGTGCTGATACTGTTGTGGGAAATGAAATGTTAAGAGGGATATCTGGTGGACAAAGAAAACGTGTTACAACAG GGGAGATTCTGGTTGGACGACCTAAAGCTCTATTCATGGATGAAATATCTACTGGTTTGGATAGTTCAACAACTTTTCAAGTTGTGAATTCACTCAAGCACTATATCCATTCTCTCAAAGGAACTGCTGTTGTTTCACTCTTACAACCAGCACCAGAGACTTACAATCTTTTTGATGATATTATTCTACTCTCTGATGGGCAAATTGTGTATGAGGGTCCGCGTGAACATGTTCTTGAATTTTTCGCTTCTGTGGGTTTCAAATGTCCTGAGAGGAAAGGTGTTGCAGACTTTTTGCAAGAA GTGACATCAAGGAAAGATCAGGAGCAATATTGGGTACTCAGAGATCAGCCTTACAGATTCGTCACAACCAAAGAGTTTGTAGAGGCATTTCAATCATTCCATGTTGGGCGAAGCCTTGATAATGAACTTGAGACTCAATTTGACAAGTATAAAAGCCACCCTGCAGCTTTGGCAACCCAAATGTATGGATTAGGAAAGTGGGAACTGTTTAAAGCTTGCTTCGCAAGAGAATATTTACTCATGAAGCGTAATTCATTTCTTCACATCTTCCAACTTTGCCAG CTTGCTACAGTGGCCTTTATTGCAATGACTGTTCTTTTTCGGACCGAGATTCACCGAGATTCAGTGATTGATGGTGGTATATATGTGGGGGCATTGTTCTATGGCcttcttgtaatttttttggATGGATTTGCTGATCTTACCGTGACAATTTCTAAGCTTCCTGTTTTTTACAAGCAAAGGGACTTTCTCTTCTTCCCTTCATGGATATATGTTCTTCCTGGATGGATCCTGAAACTCCCCATGACTTTTGCGCTAGTGGGAATCTGGGTGTTCCTCACCTACTATGTTATTGGTTTTGATCCATATGTTGGAAG ATTATTCAGGCAATTCCTTCTTCTGTTATTTGTTAACCAGATGGCTTCATCCTTATTCCGGTTTATTGGAGCACTTGGTAGGGAACTGACAGTTGGTTTCACAATTGGGTCATTTACATTGTCCATCCTCATTGCTATGAGTGGTTTCGTCTTGTCAAAAG ACAATGTGAAAAAATGGTGGCTGTGGGGCTTTTGGTCATCACCTATGATGTATGGACAAAATGCCCTAGTAAATAATGAGTTCCTAGGGAAGAGATGGAGACAT GTTCTACCCAACTCAACTACACCATTAGGAGTTGAAGTTCTGAAATCTCGCGGGTTCTTCACTCAGTCAAAGTGGTATTGGATTGGTGTTGGGGCACTGATTGGATATACGATAGTGTTCAATATCTTTTACATCCTCGCTCTCACTTACTTGAACC CATTAGTGCAGCATCAAGCTGTTAAATCagagcaatctcaaagcaatgcACAGGATGGTGGAAGCAGTTCTACTAGGTCTTCATCCAGAAGAAAAGAAACTGAGAGAAGAGGAATGGTTCTTCCGTTTGAATCACATTCCATCACCTTTGAAGATGTAACATATTCTGTTGACATGCCACTG GAAATGAAGAATCAGGGTGTTATTGAGGATAGGTTGGACCTTTTGAAGGGTGTCAGTGGCACTTTCAGACCAGGAGTTCTCACTGCTTTAATGGGTTCCACTGGTGCTGGCAAAACAACTCTGATGGATGTACTAGCTGGAAGAAAGACCGGGGGGTATATTGGTGGGAACATCACAATTTCTGGCTATCCAAAGAAGCAAGAAACCTTTGCAAGAATTTCTGGATACTGTGAACAAAATGATATCCACTCTCCCCATGTCACAGTATATGAATCTTTGCTCTATTCAGCATGGCTTCGATTATCAGCAGAAATCAATTCTGAAACCAGGAAG ATGTTCATTGAGGAAGTGATTGAACTTGTGGAGCTGAACCCTCTAAAGCATTCAATTGTTGGATTGCCAGGTGTTAACGGTCTATCAACAGAGCAACGCAAAAGATTGACTATAGCTGTTGAGCTAGTGGCTAATCCCTCTCTCATATTCATGGATGAGCCAACTTCTGGGCTAGATGCAAGAGCTGCTGCTATTGTCATAAGAGCAGTTAGAAACATAGTGGACACTGGAAGAACAGTTGTCTGCACAATCCATCAGCCTAGCATTGATATATTTGAATCTTTTGATGAG CTTTTTCTTATGAAACGAGGAGGGCAAGAGATATATGTGGGACCACTTGGGCATCATTCTTCTCATTTAATCAGTTATTTTGAG GAAATTAAAGGGGTCAATACGGTTGAGGATGGCTACAATCCAGCAACGTGGATGTTGGAAGTCACAACTTCAGCAAAAGAAATGGAATTGGGGATTGATTTTGCTGAAGTGTACAAAAATTCAGAGTTATACAG GAAAAACAAGGAAACTATCAAAGAATTGTGTACTCCAGCCACTGGTTCAAAGGACCTTCATTTTCCTAGAAAGTACTCAAGGTCCTTCATTACTCAATACATGGCTTGCTTATGGAAACAACATTTGTCTTACTGGCGCAATAATCAATATACTGCCCAAAGGTTTCTCTTCACAATTGCTTTGGCCTTGTTGTTTGGGAGCATGTATTGGGACCTTGGCTCCAAAAT CAAAAAGCCACAAGATCTTTTCAATGCCATGGGATCCATGTATGTTGCTGTTCTCCTTCTTGGTATTAAGAATGCTTATTCAGCACAACCGTTGGTGGCTGTTGAAAGAACAGTGTTTTACAGGGAAAAAGCTGCTGGAATGTATTCAGCTTTGGCATATGCTTTTGCTCAG GTTGTGATCGAACTACCTCATGTTCTTTTACAAAGTGTGGTTTATAGCAGTATAGTGTACGCAATGATCGGTTTTGAGTGGACTATAGCTAAATTTTTCTGGTACCTTTTCTTCATGTACCTCACCTTCCTCTACTTTACCTATTATGGCATGATGTCTGCTGCCATGACCCCAAACCCCATCATTGCGGTTATATTTTCTTCTGGAATCTATGAAGTATGGAATCTCTTCGCAGGATTCATTATCCCACGGCCA AGGATTCCTGTCTGGTGGAGATGGTACTATTGGGGAAATCCAGTGGCTTGGACTTTGTATGGGTTGGTGACATCACAATATGGAGATGTTCAAGACCTTATTGAGTTTAATGGTAAAAGTACAACAGTGGAAGACTTTTTGAGAAACTACTTTGGTTTTAAGCATGATTTTTTGGGAGTGGTTTCAGCTGTACTTATAGTATATGCAGTAACTTTTGCATGCATCTATGCCATTGCCCTAAAGTTGTTTAATTTCCAAAGACGTTAA